The following proteins come from a genomic window of Microbacterium sulfonylureivorans:
- a CDS encoding permease prefix domain 1-containing protein, with the protein MTPDLEPQVEQQITAWREYVGRRDAIAGRDVDELEDHLRDQIERLEASGLAPDEAFLVAVKRMGGLDDLSREYAREHSERLWKQLVVAEPEAAPSRSGPMLLAVGFAVAAAVAIKVPALFGADFSSDGDFYARNLAVLVLPFLAAYFLVRRRSSAATVAMVAVPFAVAALALNLYPFGPDAATLVLAAIHAVVALWIVAGIAYANGDVRSSRARMDFIRFTGEWFVYFVLIALGGAVLIGLTMGVFSAIGLDAADFVNDWLLPCGIAGAVVIAGWLVEAKQSVIENIAPVLTKLFTPLFTLLLVAFFVAGLMQGALVEPVDGAPEMFGQRDLLIIFDVVLVVVLGLLLYALSARDPIAPASWFDRLQLVMVLAAILVDLLVLIAMIGRIAEYGASPNKLASLGLNLILLANLTGAAWLQLRFVMGRTTYDRLERWQTGYVPVYLAWATIVVLVFPPAFGYV; encoded by the coding sequence ATGACCCCCGATCTCGAACCACAGGTCGAGCAGCAGATCACCGCCTGGCGCGAGTATGTCGGCCGGCGCGACGCCATCGCCGGGCGTGACGTCGATGAGCTGGAGGACCATCTCCGCGACCAGATCGAGCGGCTCGAGGCATCCGGGCTCGCGCCCGACGAGGCCTTCCTCGTCGCCGTCAAGCGCATGGGCGGGCTGGACGACCTCTCTCGCGAGTACGCGCGCGAGCACTCCGAGCGGCTGTGGAAGCAGCTCGTCGTGGCCGAGCCCGAGGCGGCGCCGTCGCGGTCGGGGCCGATGCTCCTCGCGGTCGGGTTCGCCGTCGCCGCTGCCGTCGCCATCAAGGTCCCCGCGCTGTTCGGGGCGGACTTCTCGAGCGACGGCGACTTCTATGCGCGCAACCTCGCGGTCCTCGTCCTTCCGTTCCTCGCCGCGTACTTCCTGGTGCGACGCCGCTCGTCGGCGGCGACCGTCGCGATGGTCGCCGTCCCGTTCGCCGTGGCGGCGCTCGCGCTCAACCTCTATCCATTCGGACCGGATGCCGCGACCCTCGTCCTCGCGGCGATCCACGCCGTCGTCGCCCTGTGGATCGTCGCGGGCATCGCCTACGCGAACGGCGACGTGCGATCGAGCCGCGCGCGCATGGACTTCATCCGCTTCACGGGCGAGTGGTTCGTGTACTTCGTGCTGATCGCCCTCGGCGGGGCGGTGCTCATCGGGCTGACGATGGGAGTGTTCAGCGCGATCGGGCTCGACGCCGCCGACTTCGTCAACGACTGGCTCCTGCCGTGCGGGATCGCCGGGGCGGTCGTCATCGCCGGATGGCTCGTCGAGGCCAAGCAGAGCGTGATCGAGAACATCGCGCCGGTGCTGACGAAGCTCTTCACCCCGCTGTTCACCCTGCTCCTGGTGGCGTTCTTCGTCGCCGGGCTGATGCAGGGCGCGCTCGTGGAGCCCGTCGACGGCGCCCCCGAGATGTTCGGCCAGCGCGATCTGCTCATCATCTTCGACGTGGTGCTGGTGGTCGTGCTCGGCCTGCTCCTCTATGCACTGTCGGCCCGCGACCCGATCGCACCGGCGTCGTGGTTCGACCGTCTGCAGCTCGTGATGGTCCTCGCCGCCATCCTCGTCGACCTGCTGGTGCTCATCGCGATGATCGGGCGCATCGCGGAGTACGGCGCGAGCCCGAACAAGCTCGCCTCGCTCGGGCTGAACCTCATCCTGCTGGCGAACCTCACCGGAGCCGCCTGGCTGCAGCTGCGGTTCGTGATGGGCAGGACGACATACGACCGGCTCGAGCGCTGGCAGACGGGGTACGTTCCGGTCTACCTCGCCTGGGCGACGATCGTCGTGCTCGTCTTCCCGCCGGCATTCGGCTACGTCTGA
- a CDS encoding amino acid permease, with protein sequence MSWFTMAILIATAVASVRGLPAMAGYGWASIFLYVLPAIVFMVPVALVAAELASGWKGGVFVWVKEAFGDRIGFSAIWQQWMQNVVWYPAQLAFFASALAYVFNPALANNGLFTGLVILVIYWLSTFIAFGGVKSFAGVSKWGFIAGTIVPSLGLVVFALMFLGSGGTSELPPASEAQWLPTWTGIASIVLIVSNFLSYAGMEMNAVHVNELDKPGKQFPKAILLSAIIILIVFIFPTLAISVGVDSTSINLTQGVLQAFDVFFGQLGIPWMTTVMALLIVFGILASVVTWIPGPSKGLLLVGRQGYLPPKLQSTNKNGMQVPIMVIQGILVTILAVLFAIVPSVQSVFWIFSAMAVQLYLIMYMMMFLAALKLRRSHPDVKRGFRTPAMGLIGWVGFLASLLAFFIGFIEPTDSGSTMGQLSYTLLLVGGIVVLGIWPFIIYAFRKESWKVYADEDHQHSAEEAGVTDAAPSTDPKTAN encoded by the coding sequence ATGTCCTGGTTCACCATGGCGATCCTCATCGCCACCGCGGTCGCGAGTGTGCGCGGCCTGCCGGCGATGGCGGGGTATGGGTGGGCATCGATCTTCCTGTACGTCCTGCCCGCCATCGTGTTCATGGTGCCCGTGGCGCTCGTCGCCGCGGAGCTCGCGAGCGGGTGGAAGGGCGGCGTCTTCGTCTGGGTGAAGGAGGCGTTCGGCGATCGGATCGGCTTCAGCGCGATCTGGCAGCAGTGGATGCAGAACGTCGTCTGGTATCCGGCCCAGCTCGCCTTCTTCGCGTCGGCCCTGGCCTACGTCTTCAACCCCGCACTGGCCAACAACGGCCTGTTCACCGGGCTCGTGATCCTGGTGATCTACTGGCTGTCGACGTTCATCGCCTTCGGCGGAGTGAAGTCCTTCGCCGGTGTCAGCAAGTGGGGCTTCATCGCAGGCACGATCGTCCCGTCGCTCGGCCTGGTGGTGTTCGCCCTCATGTTCCTCGGTTCAGGAGGAACGTCCGAGCTTCCGCCGGCGTCCGAGGCGCAGTGGCTGCCGACGTGGACGGGCATCGCGAGCATCGTGCTGATCGTGAGCAACTTCCTCTCCTACGCGGGTATGGAGATGAACGCGGTGCACGTGAACGAGCTCGACAAGCCGGGCAAGCAGTTCCCGAAGGCCATCCTGCTGTCGGCCATCATCATCCTCATCGTCTTCATCTTCCCGACCCTCGCGATCTCGGTCGGCGTGGACTCGACGAGCATCAACCTGACGCAGGGCGTGCTGCAGGCGTTCGACGTGTTCTTCGGTCAGCTCGGCATCCCCTGGATGACGACGGTGATGGCCCTGCTCATCGTGTTCGGCATCCTCGCGTCGGTCGTCACCTGGATCCCCGGCCCCAGCAAGGGCCTCCTGCTGGTCGGCCGCCAGGGCTACCTGCCTCCCAAGCTGCAGAGCACCAACAAGAACGGCATGCAGGTGCCGATCATGGTGATCCAGGGGATCCTCGTCACGATCCTCGCTGTGCTGTTCGCCATCGTGCCATCGGTGCAGAGCGTGTTCTGGATCTTCTCCGCGATGGCCGTGCAGCTCTACCTGATCATGTACATGATGATGTTCCTCGCGGCGCTCAAGCTGCGTCGCTCGCACCCTGACGTCAAGCGCGGCTTCCGGACGCCTGCCATGGGGCTCATCGGCTGGGTCGGGTTCCTCGCGAGCCTGCTCGCCTTCTTCATCGGTTTCATCGAGCCCACCGACAGCGGCAGCACCATGGGCCAGTTGAGCTACACGCTCCTGCTCGTCGGCGGCATCGTGGTGCTCGGCATCTGGCCGTTCATCATCTACGCCTTCCGCAAGGAGAGCTGGAAGGTGTACGCCGACGAGGACCATCAGCACAGCGCCGAAGAGGCGGGCGTCACCGACGCCGCCCCGTCGACCGACCCCAAGACCGCGAACTGA
- a CDS encoding glutamate decarboxylase encodes MLHKKDDVRDELLDEVFASGDLSVSLPKYRMPKEEHLAAHAYQVVVDELMLDGNSRQNLATFCQTWLEPEVRAIMAETLDKNMIDKDEYPQTAEIEARCVHILADLWNSPDAANTLGTSTTGSSEAAMLGGMALLWNWRARQRAAGKPTDKPNMICGPVQVCWHKFARYWDVELREIPMEGDRFIMNADEVIKRVDENTIGVVPTLGVTFTGQYEPVHEVSDALDKLQAETGLDIPIHVDGASGGFIAPFTLPDLVWDFRLPRVKSINTSGHKFGLAPLGVGWVVWRDAAELPEDLIFNVNYLGGNMPTFALNFSRPGGQIVAQYYNFIRLGREGYRKVHQSCHDTSVFLAQEISKLGHFDIINDGSAESGIPAVSWKLKDGVDHPFTLFDLADRLRTRGWQVPAYTMPADRQDLPVQRILVRQGFGRDEASLLMDDYRAAIEHFDRHPIVNSMTEEEAGSFHH; translated from the coding sequence ATGCTGCATAAGAAGGATGACGTCAGAGACGAGCTGCTCGACGAGGTGTTCGCCTCGGGCGACCTGTCGGTGTCGCTGCCGAAGTACCGCATGCCGAAGGAGGAGCACCTCGCCGCGCACGCGTACCAGGTCGTCGTCGACGAGCTCATGCTCGACGGCAACTCCCGCCAGAACCTCGCGACGTTCTGCCAGACGTGGCTCGAGCCCGAGGTCCGCGCGATCATGGCCGAGACGCTCGACAAGAACATGATCGACAAGGACGAGTACCCGCAGACGGCCGAGATCGAGGCGCGCTGCGTCCACATCCTGGCCGACCTGTGGAACTCGCCCGACGCCGCGAACACGCTCGGCACGTCGACGACCGGTTCGAGCGAGGCCGCGATGCTCGGCGGCATGGCGCTGCTGTGGAACTGGCGCGCCCGGCAGCGGGCGGCCGGCAAGCCGACCGACAAGCCGAACATGATCTGCGGTCCGGTCCAGGTGTGCTGGCACAAGTTCGCGCGCTACTGGGATGTCGAGCTGCGCGAGATCCCGATGGAGGGCGACCGCTTCATCATGAACGCCGACGAGGTGATCAAGCGGGTCGACGAGAACACCATCGGCGTCGTGCCGACGCTCGGCGTCACCTTCACCGGGCAGTACGAGCCGGTGCACGAGGTGAGCGACGCGCTCGACAAGCTGCAGGCGGAGACGGGGCTCGACATCCCCATCCACGTCGACGGCGCCAGCGGCGGCTTCATCGCGCCCTTCACACTGCCGGATCTGGTGTGGGACTTCCGGCTGCCTCGCGTGAAGTCGATCAACACATCGGGTCACAAGTTCGGCCTGGCCCCGCTGGGCGTCGGCTGGGTGGTGTGGCGCGATGCCGCGGAGCTCCCGGAGGACCTGATCTTCAACGTGAACTACCTCGGCGGCAACATGCCGACGTTCGCGCTGAACTTCTCGCGTCCGGGCGGCCAGATCGTCGCGCAGTACTACAACTTCATCCGGCTCGGACGCGAGGGCTATCGCAAGGTGCACCAGTCGTGCCACGACACGTCGGTGTTCCTCGCCCAGGAGATCTCGAAGCTCGGCCACTTCGACATCATCAACGACGGCAGCGCCGAGTCCGGCATCCCGGCGGTCTCGTGGAAGCTGAAGGACGGCGTCGACCATCCCTTCACGCTCTTCGACCTGGCCGATCGCCTGCGCACACGGGGCTGGCAGGTACCCGCGTACACGATGCCGGCCGACCGACAGGATCTTCCCGTTCAGCGCATCCTGGTGCGGCAGGGATTCGGTCGCGATGAGGCGTCGCTGCTGATGGACGACTACCGTGCGGCCATCGAGCACTTCGACAGGCACCCCATCGTCAACTCGATGACCGAGGAGGAGGCGGGCAGCTTCCACCACTGA
- the helR gene encoding RNA polymerase recycling motor ATPase HelR → MTTTFDLPERLAAKADPTLITADEQRFTAIARSLAASIADAARRLDEARKAPGGTGQHALDRDLEIHRLTSRLRTLRRFGLDVVLGHIVPDDGSEPLYIGRLGLSDRDGGQLLIDWRSPAAEPFFGATHANPMGLTSRRRYRWTNGRITDYWDEVFTPGALEGRAALDDQSAFIASLGDTRSRRMRDVLATIQADQDAIIRAGSSGALVVDGGPGTGKTVVALHRAAYLLHADPRVDRSRGGLLFVGPHRPYLDYVSDILPGLGEEGVQTCTLRDLVPQGAVAGVETDPATLRLKSSARLVAAVDRAVRYHEQPPSRGMLVETPWADVRLTAEDWADAFDAADRTTPHNDAREQVQEELLSILGAKFDESVPPALLRRSLLQNADLSRALTAAWPTLDPANVVADLWSVPAYLRLCAPWLEPHEVEALQRSEPHAWTVADLPLLDAARQRIGDPDAVQRARRRDAALAAERELRDRVMDDLIAADDSEMMIMSMLRGQDFQNSLVDEAALPSAPSDELAGPFAHIVVDEAQELTDAEWQMLLLRCPSRSFTIVGDRAQARHGFTESWQERLTRAGLERAELAALTVNYRTPEEVMAVAEPIIRAAIPDANVPTSVRRSGLPVLRATVAERDAVVDGWLANHSEGIGCVIGDPTFAPTSRVRSLTPELAKGLEFDLVVVVDPDGFGEGIEGAVDRYVAMTRATQQLVILTDRQVPSPQ, encoded by the coding sequence ATGACGACTACTTTCGACCTGCCCGAACGCCTGGCCGCGAAGGCCGACCCGACCCTGATCACCGCCGACGAGCAGCGCTTCACGGCGATCGCCCGCAGCCTCGCCGCATCGATCGCCGACGCCGCGAGGCGCCTCGATGAGGCCCGGAAGGCGCCGGGCGGAACGGGGCAGCACGCCCTCGACCGCGACCTCGAGATCCATCGGCTCACCTCCCGGCTGAGGACCCTGCGCCGCTTCGGCCTCGACGTCGTGCTCGGGCACATCGTGCCCGACGACGGGTCCGAGCCTCTCTACATCGGCCGCCTCGGGCTGAGCGACCGCGACGGCGGGCAGCTGCTGATCGATTGGCGCTCGCCGGCGGCCGAGCCGTTCTTCGGCGCCACGCACGCGAACCCGATGGGTCTCACCAGTCGGCGGCGCTACCGCTGGACGAACGGGCGCATCACGGACTACTGGGACGAGGTGTTCACGCCCGGCGCACTCGAAGGACGCGCCGCCCTCGACGACCAGTCGGCGTTCATCGCGAGCCTGGGCGACACGCGCTCGAGGCGGATGCGCGACGTGCTCGCGACGATCCAGGCCGACCAGGACGCCATCATCCGGGCCGGCTCGAGCGGCGCGCTGGTCGTCGACGGCGGGCCCGGCACCGGCAAGACCGTGGTGGCCCTTCACCGCGCCGCCTACCTCCTCCACGCCGACCCGCGCGTCGACCGCAGCCGTGGCGGCCTGCTCTTCGTGGGGCCGCACCGGCCCTACCTCGACTACGTGTCCGACATCCTCCCCGGGCTCGGTGAGGAGGGCGTCCAGACCTGCACCCTCCGCGACCTCGTCCCCCAGGGCGCCGTCGCCGGCGTCGAGACCGACCCGGCGACACTGCGCCTGAAGTCTTCCGCGCGCCTCGTGGCGGCGGTCGACCGGGCGGTCCGCTACCACGAGCAGCCTCCCTCCAGGGGGATGCTCGTCGAGACCCCGTGGGCGGACGTCCGACTCACCGCCGAGGACTGGGCCGACGCCTTCGACGCCGCCGACCGCACGACGCCCCACAACGACGCACGCGAGCAGGTGCAGGAGGAGCTGCTGTCGATCCTCGGCGCGAAGTTCGACGAGTCGGTTCCGCCGGCCCTCCTGCGGCGCTCGCTGCTGCAGAACGCCGACCTCTCCCGCGCACTCACGGCGGCGTGGCCCACTCTCGACCCCGCGAACGTCGTCGCCGACCTGTGGTCGGTCCCCGCCTACCTCCGGCTGTGCGCGCCGTGGCTCGAGCCGCACGAGGTGGAGGCGCTGCAACGGTCCGAGCCGCACGCCTGGACGGTGGCCGACCTCCCCCTGCTCGACGCGGCACGCCAGCGGATCGGCGACCCGGACGCGGTGCAGCGCGCGCGACGACGGGATGCCGCGCTCGCCGCCGAGCGCGAGCTCCGCGACCGCGTGATGGACGATCTCATCGCGGCCGACGACTCCGAGATGATGATCATGTCGATGCTGCGCGGCCAGGACTTCCAGAACTCGCTGGTCGACGAGGCCGCCCTGCCGAGCGCCCCGTCGGACGAGCTGGCCGGGCCGTTCGCGCACATCGTCGTCGACGAGGCCCAGGAGCTCACGGATGCCGAGTGGCAGATGCTGCTTCTCCGGTGCCCGTCGCGGAGCTTCACGATCGTCGGCGATCGGGCGCAGGCCCGTCACGGCTTCACCGAATCCTGGCAGGAGCGTCTGACACGCGCAGGTCTGGAGCGGGCGGAGCTTGCCGCGCTCACCGTCAACTACCGCACACCGGAGGAGGTCATGGCCGTGGCGGAGCCGATCATCCGTGCGGCGATCCCGGACGCGAACGTCCCCACGTCGGTGCGCCGCAGCGGCCTGCCCGTCCTCCGAGCCACGGTCGCCGAGCGGGATGCGGTCGTGGACGGATGGCTCGCGAACCACTCCGAGGGCATCGGCTGCGTGATCGGCGACCCGACGTTCGCACCGACATCCCGGGTGCGCTCCCTGACCCCCGAGCTGGCGAAGGGACTGGAGTTCGACCTGGTCGTCGTCGTCGACCCCGACGGCTTCGGGGAGGGCATCGAAGGGGCGGTGGATCGCTATGTGGCCATGACCCGCGCGACGCAGCAGCTCGTCATCCTCACGGATCGGCAGGTGCCGTCGCCGCAGTGA
- a CDS encoding L-talarate/galactarate dehydratase — MSTSDAIRSVRLRSVRLPLPTPISDAKVLTGRQKPMTEVAMLFAEVTTESGIEGIGFSYSKRAGGDAQFAHAREVAPAVIGEDPSDIQRLWTSMVWAGASVGRSGASTQAIAAIDNALWDAKAKRAGLSLAKLLGSHHDSVRCYNTSGGFLHTPIGQVIDNAAEALERGIGGIKIKVGQPDTAEDIRRVRAVREHIGADAALMVDANQQWDRATAIRMGRALEEFDLVWIEEPLDAYDTAGHAALSRALDTPIATGEMLTSVREHRDLIEAGAADVIQPDAPRVGGTSQFLRLLSLADEQGLDLAPHFAMELHVHLAATYPREPWVEHFEWLEPLFEERISISGGRMRVPTAPGVGLTLSDAVAGWTVADVTVAH; from the coding sequence ATGTCAACGTCCGACGCCATCAGATCCGTCCGCCTGCGATCGGTCCGGCTTCCGCTGCCGACGCCGATCAGCGACGCCAAGGTCCTCACCGGCAGGCAGAAGCCGATGACCGAGGTCGCCATGCTGTTCGCCGAGGTGACGACGGAGTCAGGCATCGAGGGCATCGGGTTCAGCTACTCCAAGCGCGCCGGCGGCGACGCCCAGTTCGCCCACGCCCGCGAGGTCGCGCCGGCGGTCATCGGCGAGGACCCGAGCGACATCCAGCGCCTGTGGACATCGATGGTGTGGGCAGGTGCGTCGGTCGGGCGCAGCGGCGCCTCCACCCAGGCGATCGCCGCCATCGACAACGCGCTGTGGGACGCCAAGGCCAAGCGCGCGGGCCTGTCGCTCGCGAAGCTGCTGGGCTCCCACCACGACTCGGTGCGGTGCTACAACACGTCCGGCGGGTTCCTCCACACTCCGATCGGCCAGGTGATCGACAACGCCGCCGAGGCGCTGGAGCGCGGGATCGGGGGCATCAAGATCAAGGTCGGGCAGCCCGACACGGCCGAGGACATCCGCCGCGTGCGCGCGGTGCGCGAGCACATCGGCGCGGATGCCGCCCTCATGGTCGATGCGAACCAGCAGTGGGACCGCGCCACCGCCATCCGGATGGGGCGCGCCCTCGAGGAGTTCGACCTGGTCTGGATCGAGGAGCCGCTCGACGCCTACGACACCGCAGGGCACGCGGCTCTCTCCCGGGCGCTCGACACTCCCATCGCGACCGGCGAGATGCTGACCAGTGTCCGCGAGCACCGCGACCTCATCGAGGCGGGCGCCGCCGATGTGATCCAACCCGACGCCCCGCGCGTCGGCGGCACCTCGCAGTTCCTGCGCCTGCTCTCGCTCGCCGACGAGCAGGGCCTCGATCTGGCCCCGCATTTCGCCATGGAACTCCACGTGCACCTCGCGGCGACGTACCCGCGCGAGCCGTGGGTCGAGCACTTCGAGTGGCTCGAGCCGCTGTTCGAGGAGCGGATCTCGATCTCGGGCGGCCGCATGCGGGTGCCCACGGCACCCGGTGTCGGCCTCACGCTCAGCGACGCCGTCGCGGGATGGACCGTCGCCGATGTCACGGTCGCACACTGA
- a CDS encoding FadR/GntR family transcriptional regulator, whose amino-acid sequence MPPIDPSPRPRRSQQLVADLLEMIQQDVVRPGTRLPTEAELSERFGVSRTVVREAIAQLRSDGIVRSSQGRGTFVLAAPGERRLALAEADVTDLPGTLALLEFRVAVEVEAAALAARRRTGPQLGAIERALHSFGAAGDAPGAAVDADFAFHLRVARASGNPHFAAILDSLGTGALVIPKERLRSGSDAHRHALEEHTAVHAAIAAGDPLAASAAMRTHLANSASRLLAG is encoded by the coding sequence GTGCCGCCCATCGACCCGTCCCCGCGCCCGCGTAGGTCGCAGCAGCTCGTGGCGGACCTGCTCGAGATGATCCAGCAGGACGTCGTGCGCCCCGGCACGCGCCTCCCGACGGAGGCCGAGCTGTCGGAGCGGTTCGGGGTGAGTCGCACCGTCGTGCGCGAGGCGATCGCGCAGCTGAGGTCGGACGGGATCGTGCGGTCGTCGCAGGGGCGCGGCACCTTCGTCCTCGCCGCTCCGGGCGAGCGTCGCCTCGCGCTCGCCGAGGCCGACGTCACCGACCTGCCCGGGACGCTCGCGCTGCTGGAGTTCCGCGTCGCCGTCGAGGTCGAGGCTGCGGCGCTCGCCGCGCGCCGCCGCACCGGCCCGCAGCTCGGCGCCATCGAGCGGGCCCTGCACTCCTTCGGTGCTGCCGGGGATGCGCCGGGCGCGGCCGTCGACGCCGACTTCGCCTTCCATCTGCGCGTCGCACGGGCGAGCGGGAATCCGCACTTCGCGGCGATCCTCGACTCCCTCGGGACCGGGGCTCTCGTGATCCCGAAGGAGCGCCTGCGGAGCGGATCGGATGCCCACCGCCATGCTCTCGAGGAGCACACCGCCGTGCACGCGGCCATCGCCGCCGGCGATCCTCTCGCGGCGAGCGCCGCAATGCGCACGCACCTCGCCAATTCGGCGTCGAGGCTCCTCGCGGGCTGA
- a CDS encoding MarR family winged helix-turn-helix transcriptional regulator has translation MSADGGLDASRLASIIGPLRRALLAGARAAEHLPDIPDAQIEVIRALPRGVVSSPGELADRLRLNRSTVSNLLTAMESAGLVARRPAEGDRRRVEVLASAKALALFDRFDEASAVLVAEAAASLSVADRSALAAAAPALERLSAALADVRAAGRPETHPAPSIREEAD, from the coding sequence GTGAGCGCCGACGGCGGGCTCGACGCGTCCCGACTCGCCTCCATCATCGGGCCGCTTCGCCGCGCCCTCCTCGCCGGAGCCCGCGCGGCCGAGCACCTCCCCGACATCCCCGACGCGCAGATCGAGGTGATCCGCGCGCTGCCGCGGGGGGTCGTATCGTCACCCGGTGAGCTCGCCGACCGCCTCCGGCTCAACAGGTCGACGGTCAGCAACCTGCTCACGGCGATGGAGAGCGCCGGGCTCGTCGCACGACGCCCGGCGGAGGGCGACCGCCGCCGGGTCGAGGTGCTCGCCTCCGCCAAGGCGCTCGCGCTCTTCGATCGCTTCGACGAGGCCAGCGCCGTCCTCGTGGCGGAGGCGGCGGCATCCCTCTCCGTCGCGGATCGCTCCGCGCTCGCCGCGGCCGCGCCCGCCCTCGAGCGCCTGAGTGCCGCGCTCGCCGACGTCCGGGCGGCCGGTCGACCCGAGACGCATCCGGCACCGTCGATCCGTGAGGAGGCGGATTGA
- a CDS encoding flavin-dependent oxidoreductase, producing MGIAIVGAGIGGLAAALSLHAVGRTDVTVYERATALRPLGVGINLLPHAVRELTELGLADRVARCGIAPSTLTYVNRFGQPIWSEPRGREAGYRWPQLSVHRGEVQMVLADAVRERLGLDALRLGHRLIRVDQGADAATAVFATAEGEASVTADLVVAADGIHSAARAARYPDQGPPIWNGLTLWRGTARVPAFLDGRTMVMAGDGEQKFVAYPLSGPDASGLARVNFIAERRGAGAETVDWNLSVDAAPIVELFRDWRFEGLDVPGVIAAADELLEYPMVDRDPIPRWTFGRMTLLGDAAHAMYPNGSNGASQAILDARTLAFHLATAPSADAALAAYEEDRRPATSALIESNRAQGPERVMLLAHERAPEGFADVHDVISAEELTDIAASYKRAAGFHPDVLNVRSSLTPVLP from the coding sequence ATGGGAATCGCCATCGTCGGCGCCGGCATCGGCGGACTCGCCGCGGCTCTGAGCCTTCACGCGGTCGGCCGGACGGACGTCACGGTGTACGAGCGGGCCACCGCACTGCGCCCGCTGGGCGTCGGCATCAACCTCCTCCCGCACGCGGTGCGCGAACTCACCGAGCTGGGCCTCGCCGACCGGGTCGCCCGGTGCGGCATCGCGCCGTCGACGCTGACCTACGTGAACCGCTTCGGCCAGCCGATCTGGAGCGAGCCGCGGGGGAGAGAGGCCGGCTATCGCTGGCCGCAGCTGTCGGTCCACCGTGGCGAGGTGCAGATGGTGCTCGCAGACGCCGTGCGCGAACGGCTCGGCCTCGACGCCCTCCGCCTCGGTCACCGCCTCATCCGCGTCGACCAGGGAGCGGATGCCGCGACCGCGGTGTTCGCCACCGCCGAGGGCGAGGCATCCGTCACAGCCGATCTCGTGGTCGCCGCCGACGGCATCCACTCCGCGGCCCGCGCGGCGCGGTACCCCGACCAGGGTCCGCCGATCTGGAACGGGCTGACGCTCTGGCGCGGCACCGCGCGCGTTCCGGCATTCCTCGACGGGCGCACCATGGTGATGGCCGGCGACGGCGAGCAGAAGTTCGTCGCCTACCCCCTGAGCGGGCCGGATGCCTCCGGCCTCGCCCGGGTGAACTTCATCGCCGAGCGGCGCGGCGCCGGAGCCGAGACGGTCGACTGGAACCTCTCCGTCGACGCCGCTCCCATCGTCGAGCTCTTCCGCGACTGGCGCTTCGAGGGGCTCGACGTGCCCGGCGTGATCGCGGCCGCCGACGAGCTGCTCGAATACCCGATGGTCGACCGTGACCCGATCCCGCGGTGGACGTTCGGGCGGATGACGCTCCTCGGCGACGCGGCGCACGCGATGTACCCGAACGGCTCGAACGGCGCGTCGCAGGCCATCCTCGACGCCCGGACGCTCGCGTTCCACCTCGCGACCGCGCCGTCGGCGGATGCCGCGCTCGCCGCATATGAGGAGGACCGCCGCCCCGCGACCTCGGCTCTCATCGAGAGCAACAGGGCACAGGGTCCCGAGCGGGTCATGCTCCTCGCACACGAGCGCGCCCCCGAGGGCTTCGCCGACGTCCACGACGTCATCTCGGCCGAGGAGCTGACCGACATCGCGGCGAGCTACAAGCGCGCCGCAGGGTTCCACCCCGACGTGCTCAACGTCCGCTCGTCGCTCACTCCGGTGCTGCCGTGA
- a CDS encoding DUF4956 domain-containing protein, translating to MTPSALILVGIDLVAATILSFGIYYRRHHRRDLVVAFLGVNVGVMAVAAVLGTAEVALGLGLGLFGVLSIIRLRSSEISQREVAYYFAALAIGLVAGLPQTDPWPVAGLIALVLAALWAADHPALLARSRHQVVRLDRAVADEDELRAELETSLGGPVTSLIVQELDLVNDTTLVDVRFRAPRRGAGAALASAAPSETRSLQGAGR from the coding sequence ATGACCCCCAGCGCCCTCATCCTGGTCGGCATCGACCTCGTGGCCGCCACCATCCTGAGCTTCGGGATCTACTACCGCCGCCACCACCGGCGCGACCTCGTCGTCGCCTTCCTCGGCGTGAACGTCGGCGTGATGGCCGTGGCCGCCGTGCTCGGCACCGCCGAGGTCGCCCTCGGCCTGGGGCTCGGGCTGTTCGGCGTGCTGTCGATCATCCGGCTGCGGTCGTCCGAGATCTCGCAGCGCGAGGTCGCGTACTACTTCGCCGCCCTTGCGATCGGGCTCGTCGCGGGCCTCCCCCAGACCGACCCCTGGCCGGTCGCCGGCCTCATCGCGCTCGTCCTCGCCGCGCTGTGGGCCGCCGACCACCCGGCTCTGCTGGCTCGGAGCCGCCACCAGGTGGTGCGCCTCGACCGCGCCGTCGCCGACGAGGACGAGCTGCGCGCCGAGCTCGAGACCAGCCTCGGCGGACCGGTCACCTCGCTGATCGTCCAGGAGCTCGACCTCGTCAACGACACCACGCTCGTCGACGTGCGGTTCCGGGCTCCACGACGCGGCGCCGGAGCGGCCCTCGCCTCCGCTGCGCCGTCCGAGACGCGCAGCCTGCAGGGAGCGGGGCGATGA